A stretch of the Ammoniphilus sp. CFH 90114 genome encodes the following:
- a CDS encoding 5-bromo-4-chloroindolyl phosphate hydrolysis family protein — MQSLLSFIARILIAIPVATIAWLISFLTFDYTFWISTAISAGAGLSSYWLGSMYFHYRFLKKHQISRKEYQYISKNLDDAKRKIYRLHKALLSIRHLPSFTQRIELSRLTRKIYGLTKKEPRRFYKAERFYFSYLDSAVELSEKYALLSNQPKRNREVEEALIETRHMLGEVNRLVEENLYHVLSDDIDQLQFEIDVAKQMVNRDSTNKR; from the coding sequence ATGCAATCATTGTTATCCTTTATTGCCCGCATATTAATCGCCATCCCTGTTGCAACGATAGCGTGGTTGATTAGTTTTTTGACTTTTGACTACACTTTTTGGATTTCTACAGCTATATCTGCTGGCGCAGGGTTGAGTTCTTATTGGCTTGGTTCCATGTACTTTCATTATCGTTTTTTAAAAAAACATCAAATATCACGAAAAGAATACCAATATATATCTAAGAATTTGGATGATGCAAAACGAAAAATTTATCGATTGCATAAAGCACTACTGTCCATTCGACATCTTCCGTCTTTTACGCAACGTATTGAGCTGTCACGGCTGACAAGAAAAATATATGGTTTAACAAAAAAAGAACCCAGACGATTTTATAAAGCTGAGCGTTTCTATTTCTCCTATTTGGATTCAGCTGTTGAGCTTTCTGAGAAATATGCCCTACTATCCAACCAGCCCAAGAGAAATCGGGAAGTGGAAGAAGCCTTAATTGAAACACGTCATATGTTAGGAGAAGTCAACCGATTAGTCGAAGAAAATTTATATCATGTTTTATCAGATGACATCGATCAGCTTCAATTTGAAATTGATGTGGCAAAACAAATGGTCAATAGAGACTCAACGAATAAGAGGTGA
- a CDS encoding zinc-binding dehydrogenase, which produces MKAVVITQSGGPEVLQYREVAMPSVGPKEVRIRVIKTSVNFADIKSRMGKKGAASFPFIPGLDATGYIDELGSEVESLYTGQRVIAFPMNGSYAEYIVASPDLVFPIPDNIDFLTAAACPIVSFLSHRLLVNVARIEVGDVVLIHAAAGGVGSTATQLAKLLGASLVIGTVGSENKRVIAEESGADYVICYEQEDFAQKVNEITEGKGANIILDSVSGKVTENSLDCLAPYGRLVHFGNSSGDIGTIKTTELHSTCRSVLGFSLGTTRKLKPYLLKETAEQILPFLSSKQLKIKVGHEFPLSEAAQAHYLMENRLNIGKIILNID; this is translated from the coding sequence ATGAAAGCTGTTGTCATTACACAATCCGGTGGACCAGAGGTATTGCAATATCGCGAGGTTGCTATGCCCTCCGTTGGTCCTAAGGAGGTGCGAATACGAGTAATAAAGACCAGTGTAAACTTTGCAGATATAAAGTCTAGAATGGGTAAGAAAGGTGCAGCCTCCTTCCCTTTCATTCCTGGATTAGATGCTACAGGCTATATTGATGAGTTAGGTTCAGAAGTTGAGAGTCTTTACACTGGACAGCGCGTCATCGCTTTTCCTATGAATGGTTCTTATGCTGAATACATTGTTGCTTCACCGGATCTTGTGTTTCCCATTCCTGATAATATTGATTTTCTCACTGCTGCTGCATGTCCTATTGTTTCTTTTTTATCTCATAGGCTTCTAGTTAACGTTGCAAGAATAGAAGTTGGTGATGTCGTTTTAATTCATGCTGCCGCCGGAGGAGTAGGTTCTACTGCAACGCAACTAGCTAAACTATTAGGAGCAAGCCTCGTAATTGGAACAGTGGGCAGTGAAAATAAGAGAGTCATTGCAGAAGAAAGCGGAGCTGATTATGTCATATGTTATGAACAGGAAGATTTTGCACAAAAGGTCAATGAAATAACCGAGGGCAAAGGAGCGAATATTATTCTAGATTCTGTCTCAGGGAAGGTTACGGAAAATAGTTTAGATTGCCTTGCGCCATATGGTCGTCTCGTTCATTTTGGAAATTCGAGCGGAGACATCGGAACCATAAAAACTACTGAACTACATTCAACCTGTCGTTCTGTTCTAGGTTTTAGTCTCGGGACAACGAGAAAGCTTAAACCTTATTTACTAAAAGAAACCGCTGAACAGATCCTCCCCTTCTTAAGCAGCAAGCAATTAAAGATAAAGGTTGGTCATGAATTTCCTCTTTCGGAAGCAGCTCAAGCACATTATCTCATGGAAAACAGGTTAAATATAGGAAAGATAATATTAAACATAGACTAA
- a CDS encoding GNAT family N-acetyltransferase, with amino-acid sequence MTVINSTVNLDFYCEAYLPALLSFTLPKEQVMFTALPEVLLQLAREDTTRIPIVILDQGRPVGMFALQSGPRVLEYTDNPRALLLTAFSINYNEQGKGYAKLALLSLPLFVIKNFTEIDEIVLVVNGKNTTAQQLYLKAGFTDRGGRKMGEIGEQYVLHLPI; translated from the coding sequence ATGACCGTTATCAACTCAACCGTTAATTTAGACTTTTATTGTGAGGCGTATCTTCCTGCCCTACTATCCTTTACTCTACCAAAAGAACAAGTGATGTTTACTGCCTTACCGGAGGTTTTACTCCAATTAGCTAGGGAAGACACTACTCGCATTCCTATTGTTATTCTTGATCAAGGAAGACCTGTCGGTATGTTCGCATTACAATCAGGTCCACGAGTACTGGAGTATACTGATAATCCTAGAGCATTACTCTTAACCGCATTCTCCATTAACTACAATGAACAAGGAAAAGGTTATGCCAAACTTGCACTTTTGTCCCTGCCTCTCTTCGTGATAAAAAACTTTACGGAGATTGACGAAATTGTCTTGGTCGTCAACGGTAAAAATACAACAGCACAACAGCTATATCTAAAGGCAGGTTTTACGGACCGAGGAGGTAGAAAAATGGGAGAAATTGGTGAGCAGTATGTGCTTCATCTACCAATATAG
- a CDS encoding SDR family NAD(P)-dependent oxidoreductase, translated as MELGLTGKVVLITGGSRGIGKAIARSFLEEGALVAIAARSLQDLEIAKTELGYIRIYQGDLTLASNREQVFHSVLKDYGRLDILINNVGGSNGGPAMETDMALFEQSMQLNYFSAVHFSQLAAQEMRKTGGGSIINISSIFGRESGGKITYNNSKAALISFTKAFANEMISDGIRVNGIAPGSILHPSGNWQKRLDQNPEQILKFVEEEIPAGRFGTVEEVANVAVFLASDKASWIIGATLNVDGGQSKSNF; from the coding sequence TTGGAATTAGGATTAACGGGGAAAGTCGTACTCATCACTGGAGGTTCTAGGGGAATAGGGAAAGCGATTGCACGTAGTTTTTTAGAAGAAGGAGCTCTTGTGGCTATTGCAGCACGATCCTTGCAAGACCTTGAAATAGCAAAGACTGAGTTAGGCTATATTCGGATCTATCAGGGTGACCTTACACTGGCCTCTAATAGAGAGCAAGTTTTCCATTCAGTTTTAAAGGATTATGGACGACTGGATATCCTCATCAATAATGTTGGGGGGAGCAATGGCGGACCTGCTATGGAAACAGATATGGCATTATTTGAACAGTCCATGCAATTAAATTATTTTTCCGCTGTTCATTTCAGCCAACTTGCAGCACAGGAAATGAGAAAAACTGGCGGAGGCTCCATCATCAATATATCCTCTATTTTTGGACGAGAATCAGGAGGAAAAATTACGTACAACAACAGTAAGGCCGCCTTAATTAGTTTTACTAAGGCTTTTGCAAATGAGATGATATCTGATGGCATACGAGTTAACGGGATCGCCCCTGGATCGATTCTACATCCCTCAGGGAATTGGCAGAAGCGTCTAGACCAAAATCCTGAACAAATTTTAAAATTCGTAGAAGAAGAAATTCCCGCAGGACGCTTTGGAACCGTAGAAGAAGTAGCTAATGTCGCCGTATTCCTAGCTTCAGATAAAGCTTCCTGGATTATCGGAGCCACACTTAACGTTGATGGTGGTCAATCTAAGAGTAACTTTTAG
- a CDS encoding protoporphyrinogen oxidase, which produces MKTVVVIGGGITGLSTMYYLQKTLKAQALKARLILIESCERLGGKIKTVQEGEFMMETGADSIVSRKSNVAPFLEELNLQEDVVYNATGVSFIHADGGLKQIPEDSVFGIPLSIESLAKSNLVSAEGKVEALKDFYITNDRFTKNDSIGLFLESFLGKELVEKQIAPVISGVYSGKLEDLTIASTLPYLLDYKNEYGSIIRGLSENKKIFKGSGDKKFLSFKHGVSSLIDRLEDELSEVEIYKGVKAEGLEKVGSHYRISLDDERQLDADFVVLSTLHSAAQSLLRDEELDKDFNQLTNSSLISIYLGFDIPDSQLPTDGTGFIVADNSDLVCNACTWTSRKWEHTSENHHLLVRLFYKSSIPTYGEMQQMTQEELLQVALQDIKKSLGITGKPIKYDVTKWHDTMPNYHIKHYEIVQSLEKKMAERYPQVMLAGCSYYGVGIPDCIANGERTAQEIAKYL; this is translated from the coding sequence TTGAAAACTGTCGTCGTTATCGGTGGGGGAATCACCGGATTATCCACTATGTATTATTTGCAAAAGACGTTGAAAGCTCAAGCCTTAAAGGCTAGGTTAATCCTTATTGAATCCTGCGAGAGATTAGGTGGAAAAATCAAGACCGTACAAGAGGGAGAATTTATGATGGAGACGGGAGCCGACTCCATTGTCTCACGAAAGTCAAACGTGGCTCCTTTCTTAGAAGAGCTCAACCTTCAAGAAGACGTCGTCTATAATGCAACAGGTGTGTCTTTTATCCATGCGGATGGGGGCCTAAAGCAAATTCCTGAGGATAGTGTGTTTGGAATTCCATTAAGCATTGAATCTTTAGCAAAGAGTAACTTGGTTTCAGCGGAAGGAAAGGTTGAGGCATTAAAAGATTTTTATATAACGAATGATCGTTTTACCAAGAATGATTCCATTGGATTATTTTTGGAGAGCTTTCTTGGGAAGGAGCTCGTTGAGAAGCAAATTGCACCTGTGATATCTGGTGTTTACTCAGGAAAATTGGAGGATTTGACCATCGCTTCGACACTACCGTATTTATTGGATTATAAAAACGAATATGGGAGTATCATTCGGGGTCTCTCTGAGAATAAGAAAATATTCAAAGGGTCAGGGGATAAAAAGTTTTTATCTTTTAAACATGGTGTTTCCTCCCTCATAGATCGCTTAGAGGATGAGCTTTCCGAAGTAGAAATTTATAAAGGGGTAAAAGCAGAAGGCTTAGAAAAGGTAGGAAGTCATTATCGAATATCGTTAGATGATGAAAGGCAGTTAGATGCCGACTTCGTCGTCCTTAGCACCCTACATTCGGCCGCACAATCTCTTCTGCGTGATGAGGAGCTTGACAAGGATTTTAATCAACTAACGAATAGCTCCTTAATTAGTATTTACCTTGGTTTTGACATCCCTGACAGTCAGCTGCCAACAGACGGTACCGGCTTTATCGTTGCAGATAACAGTGACTTAGTTTGTAACGCCTGTACGTGGACAAGCCGGAAGTGGGAGCACACGTCCGAAAACCATCATTTGCTAGTCCGACTTTTTTATAAAAGCTCCATTCCTACTTACGGAGAGATGCAACAGATGACGCAAGAGGAACTTCTCCAAGTGGCTTTACAAGATATCAAAAAGAGCTTAGGCATTACAGGTAAACCGATAAAGTATGATGTAACCAAATGGCACGACACCATGCCTAACTACCACATTAAACATTATGAAATCGTTCAATCATTAGAAAAGAAAATGGCTGAGCGATATCCCCAGGTTATGTTGGCAGGTTGTTCGTATTACGGTGTAGGAATACCAGATTGTATTGCTAACGGTGAAAGAACGGCTCAAGAGATCGCAAAGTATCTTTAG
- a CDS encoding NAD(P)/FAD-dependent oxidoreductase: protein MKIQSYSIVIVGAGLSGMMAARTLQAQGFEDLLLLESASVVGGRMASKTVGEGKFDYGAQFFTIRSMLLKEQANEWLKKGWIKHWFGEPYGRYTSVDGMCNLAVRISEGLPIKFEAEVCSIAKIKTGFELTLSSGQVIIAKSLILTAPAPQLKVMLEKEIALDYGELPYLLTQRFYPSLIAVFQLKNPTRWESSGHLDDGLPINIERMVDHQLKGISSIPTVSVYMRGPWSEEYYDKADDVIWPRIMEQVGKHIHLEDIIKKELIRWRYAEAASVVRKPFLDAGLIHPLLIAGDAYLSPQDQAGRTRLESAFLSGIAAGEELGRRLQDTVE from the coding sequence ATGAAGATTCAGTCTTATTCCATCGTGATTGTTGGTGCAGGTTTGTCGGGTATGATGGCTGCCCGTACATTGCAAGCACAAGGATTTGAAGACTTGCTTCTTTTGGAATCTGCTTCTGTTGTCGGAGGGCGTATGGCTTCTAAAACAGTGGGAGAAGGTAAGTTTGATTATGGGGCACAATTTTTTACTATTCGTTCTATGCTTCTGAAAGAGCAGGCAAATGAATGGCTGAAAAAAGGGTGGATTAAACATTGGTTCGGTGAACCCTATGGTAGATACACCAGTGTAGATGGAATGTGCAACTTAGCTGTAAGGATATCGGAAGGTTTACCGATAAAGTTTGAAGCAGAGGTTTGCTCGATAGCCAAAATAAAGACCGGGTTTGAACTCACATTGTCATCGGGTCAAGTAATCATAGCGAAATCTCTTATACTTACAGCTCCCGCTCCTCAATTAAAGGTTATGTTAGAGAAGGAAATTGCTTTGGACTATGGTGAACTACCTTACTTATTAACACAAAGATTTTATCCGAGTTTAATTGCGGTCTTTCAATTAAAAAATCCTACAAGATGGGAATCTTCAGGTCACCTAGACGATGGTTTGCCAATAAACATTGAACGAATGGTGGATCACCAGCTTAAAGGGATTTCATCCATACCTACAGTTAGTGTGTATATGCGAGGCCCATGGTCAGAGGAATATTATGATAAGGCAGATGATGTGATCTGGCCAAGAATAATGGAACAAGTAGGTAAGCATATTCACCTTGAGGATATTATAAAAAAAGAGTTGATTAGATGGCGTTATGCAGAAGCTGCTAGTGTAGTAAGAAAGCCGTTTCTTGACGCTGGGCTTATCCATCCCTTACTGATTGCAGGTGACGCTTATCTTTCGCCTCAGGATCAAGCTGGTCGAACACGATTAGAGAGTGCTTTTTTGTCTGGGATCGCAGCGGGAGAGGAATTAGGGAGAAGGCTTCAAGACACGGTTGAGTAG
- a CDS encoding (2Fe-2S)-binding protein, with the protein MRDHTICRCEEVNYTSIMNAIQDGARTSKEIKLWTRAGMGICQGRTCRPLIDSLTSIHTKQPVPNFSHLTHQSPTRPIRLADLCQISKEGEK; encoded by the coding sequence ATGAGAGATCACACCATCTGTCGGTGCGAAGAAGTAAATTACACATCTATAATGAATGCGATACAAGATGGTGCAAGAACTTCAAAGGAAATAAAACTATGGACTCGCGCAGGAATGGGAATTTGTCAAGGTCGTACCTGTAGACCATTAATTGACTCGCTTACGTCCATACATACTAAACAACCCGTACCAAATTTTAGTCATTTAACTCATCAATCCCCCACTCGTCCTATAAGGCTAGCAGATTTATGCCAGATATCCAAGGAGGGAGAAAAATGA
- a CDS encoding (2Fe-2S)-binding protein, protein MRIVDHPVLGRLNNEEEVYFQFDGNVYSALKGDSIAAALLANNIRTLRYSEKNLEPRGIYCGIGHCYECRVTVDEVPSVRACITSVEENMKITSQGTNLR, encoded by the coding sequence ATGAGAATCGTTGATCATCCTGTACTGGGTCGCCTGAATAACGAAGAGGAGGTTTATTTTCAATTTGACGGTAATGTATACTCCGCCTTAAAAGGAGACTCCATTGCAGCCGCTTTACTCGCAAATAACATACGCACTCTACGATATTCAGAGAAAAATCTTGAACCCCGTGGAATCTACTGTGGGATTGGGCATTGCTACGAATGTCGGGTCACTGTAGATGAAGTGCCAAGTGTTCGAGCTTGTATTACTTCTGTTGAAGAAAATATGAAAATAACTTCCCAAGGAACGAACTTGCGATGA
- a CDS encoding NAD(P)/FAD-dependent oxidoreductase, whose product MKKTDIIVIGAGPAGLSAAIKASSLGAKVTVIDENPIAGGKLLGQLHEEPKHGWWIGKQIASDMINKALNLGVTVMNQTEVWGVYPQWRVQTNKYGEIQAPYLLLATGAAERAIPIPGWTLPGVMAIGAAQLMTNYYRVKPGSKVLVVGVDVLSLTVAREMKMAGAEVVGIVLSPPTDLSQEKSHPAEMIGYLSRLAHLAPSPLLRFTGSLVFNESMQRLGATLFPKQGMKVWDIPLLLRKAAVEIEGENGVQKVKLAQLTPDGKIINHSYEEIEVDAVCLSGGLYPLAELAATVGCEFTYLPELGGHVPIHSSLLETTKPGVYVAGNITGIEGAKVAMAQGELAGTVIASQLGLLGNESEEMIKRAKKHVLQVRDASSIQFLKEIGKGRKKMDEIWRQLNLIQV is encoded by the coding sequence ATGAAAAAAACAGACATAATTGTGATTGGAGCAGGACCGGCTGGTCTTAGTGCCGCGATAAAAGCCAGTTCACTCGGTGCCAAAGTCACTGTCATTGACGAAAATCCTATAGCTGGTGGCAAATTATTGGGTCAGCTACACGAAGAACCTAAGCATGGATGGTGGATTGGGAAACAGATTGCATCAGATATGATTAACAAGGCATTGAATCTAGGTGTAACTGTCATGAATCAAACAGAGGTATGGGGCGTCTACCCTCAATGGAGAGTTCAAACAAATAAATACGGAGAGATCCAAGCCCCTTATTTGTTATTGGCCACCGGTGCTGCAGAACGCGCTATTCCTATCCCAGGATGGACTCTTCCAGGGGTAATGGCTATCGGAGCCGCACAGTTAATGACAAATTACTATCGAGTTAAACCCGGCAGTAAGGTACTTGTCGTGGGAGTAGACGTCCTGTCCCTAACTGTTGCTAGGGAGATGAAAATGGCGGGTGCAGAGGTTGTTGGAATCGTCCTTTCTCCACCAACTGACTTGAGCCAGGAAAAGTCTCATCCTGCAGAAATGATCGGGTACCTTAGCCGGTTAGCACATTTAGCGCCCTCGCCTCTATTAAGATTCACCGGGTCATTAGTATTTAATGAATCCATGCAACGATTAGGAGCAACCCTCTTCCCTAAACAAGGAATGAAGGTCTGGGATATCCCTCTCCTCTTACGCAAGGCAGCAGTTGAAATTGAAGGAGAGAATGGTGTTCAAAAGGTAAAATTGGCTCAGCTCACACCAGATGGGAAAATAATTAATCATTCTTATGAAGAAATTGAAGTAGACGCCGTTTGCCTCTCTGGAGGGTTATATCCTCTAGCAGAATTAGCTGCTACTGTAGGATGCGAGTTCACCTATCTACCTGAATTAGGAGGTCACGTCCCTATACATAGCTCTCTATTAGAAACGACTAAACCAGGTGTGTATGTGGCTGGAAATATAACAGGGATTGAAGGGGCTAAAGTGGCCATGGCACAGGGGGAATTAGCAGGTACTGTTATCGCCTCTCAGCTTGGGTTACTCGGTAACGAGTCAGAGGAAATGATAAAACGGGCAAAGAAGCATGTTCTCCAAGTTCGTGATGCCTCAAGTATTCAGTTTCTAAAAGAAATTGGGAAAGGACGAAAAAAGATGGATGAAATATGGAGGCAGTTAAATCTTATACAGGTCTGA
- a CDS encoding sigma-54-dependent Fis family transcriptional regulator: protein MNKKPLSLWIMGHHQPFSDQLNKWAKEGFITITGEWTPSDDRQVGHQTLPSNLTEKLDVILLTETTLEPFIKVYQQTNTMVIHPEQFWVLERLMDQEQQQQTAFQEKQWFQTMLKYSHEGVQFVDAQGTVQYINPAFSRITNISAEQRIGKSIFDVSPDGALVQTLRTQTEVIGYRTNVQGSGVEVISNAAPIFVDGNLIGAITTFQDVTEIKHLSQQIKDRDQEIMKLHDQLRNLHAPHYSFQDIVGEAKPVNKMIETAKKASRTRSTVLITGESGTGKELIAHSIHTHSDFNQKPFVIVNCAAIPEALLESELFGYEKGAFTHAVKQKIGKIELAHEGTLFLDEIGDMSLPLQAKLLRVIQSREFERVGGLDPIQVQVRVIAATNQDMQKLVAEGRFREDLYYRLNVVRIEVPPLRERIQDLSLLVERLLVRISQRVGLSPMTITRKGIELLSKYHWPGNIRELENFLERLMNESNSSVIPDSLIERHLPNRSFFHDDLEDGLPSSLTETDILPLRDIERLYLIKALDTFGRTLEGKKKAARALGISLATLYNKLKEYS from the coding sequence ATGAATAAGAAACCTTTGTCTCTATGGATTATGGGCCACCATCAACCATTCTCAGATCAGCTCAATAAATGGGCAAAAGAAGGATTTATCACTATTACAGGGGAATGGACACCCAGTGATGACCGCCAAGTGGGTCATCAAACTCTTCCATCGAACCTCACAGAGAAACTAGATGTTATCCTCTTAACGGAAACTACATTAGAACCCTTTATCAAGGTATACCAGCAAACGAATACGATGGTCATCCATCCCGAACAGTTCTGGGTGCTTGAGCGGCTAATGGATCAAGAACAGCAGCAACAGACTGCATTCCAGGAAAAACAATGGTTCCAGACCATGTTAAAGTACTCTCATGAAGGGGTTCAATTCGTTGACGCACAGGGGACTGTTCAATATATTAATCCTGCCTTCTCCAGAATCACTAACATATCTGCTGAACAAAGAATTGGAAAGAGTATTTTCGACGTCTCACCTGATGGGGCTTTAGTTCAAACCCTGCGTACACAGACTGAAGTGATAGGATACCGAACGAATGTTCAAGGTTCTGGCGTAGAAGTTATCTCTAACGCCGCTCCCATTTTCGTAGACGGAAATCTTATAGGTGCGATCACCACCTTTCAGGATGTCACTGAGATTAAACATTTGTCACAGCAGATTAAAGATCGTGATCAAGAGATCATGAAGCTTCATGATCAACTAAGGAACCTTCATGCTCCTCATTATTCCTTTCAAGATATTGTGGGAGAAGCTAAGCCCGTTAACAAAATGATAGAAACAGCAAAAAAAGCTTCACGGACTCGTTCAACTGTCCTGATTACAGGTGAAAGCGGAACAGGAAAAGAACTCATTGCCCATTCTATTCATACTCATAGTGATTTTAATCAGAAGCCTTTCGTCATCGTCAATTGTGCTGCCATACCAGAAGCTCTCCTAGAAAGCGAATTATTTGGCTATGAAAAAGGGGCCTTTACTCACGCAGTAAAACAAAAAATAGGCAAAATTGAGCTCGCTCATGAAGGAACTCTCTTTCTCGACGAAATCGGTGATATGAGCCTTCCCTTACAAGCTAAGTTGTTACGTGTTATTCAATCAAGGGAATTTGAGAGAGTGGGAGGATTAGACCCTATACAAGTTCAAGTCCGAGTGATCGCTGCGACCAATCAAGATATGCAAAAACTCGTAGCAGAAGGAAGGTTCCGCGAAGATTTGTACTACCGACTTAACGTAGTTAGAATTGAAGTCCCCCCTTTACGGGAACGTATTCAAGACCTTTCTCTACTCGTTGAGCGATTGTTGGTTCGAATAAGCCAACGGGTCGGTCTAAGTCCCATGACGATTACACGAAAAGGAATAGAACTCTTATCGAAATATCACTGGCCGGGCAATATTCGTGAGCTTGAAAACTTTTTAGAACGCTTGATGAATGAAAGTAATTCGTCCGTGATCCCCGACTCCTTAATTGAGAGACATTTACCTAATAGATCTTTTTTTCACGATGATCTAGAAGATGGGCTTCCTTCCTCTTTAACCGAAACGGATATCTTGCCGCTTCGTGATATTGAAAGACTATATCTTATAAAGGCGTTGGATACGTTCGGGAGAACATTAGAAGGCAAGAAGAAGGCTGCTCGTGCCCTCGGTATCTCATTAGCAACGCTTTATAACAAACTTAAAGAATATTCTTAA
- a CDS encoding FAD-binding oxidoreductase, with translation MKSADVVVIGGGVIGTSIAFRLAQQGRKTILIEKGAIGAATSGSCDKAVFLQSKKPGFHLELAKASREVYENLEEELQTPFEFQKCGGMIVIETEAQLEFMQKFVKEQQQANIPIELLSRKEALTLQPNLSPHILGATWGSEDAEVNPLLLSYAFVKAAKSNGAEIISHTEVTGIATINGQVSCVHTTQGDIATAAVINAGGPFAPKISEMVGIDLPIQPRRGVILITEKVAPFLKGNVLCAQYITAKHLHKEANVNDNPYGIGLSLGQTESGNLLIGGSREFKGFNREVGPVLLESIAQHACRIFPSLGSIRLIRTMVGFRPFTGDGLPIIDRAPEIAGYYIAAGHEGDGIALSPITGHLVSCLLDGGGPYNHLLDHLRLSRFQPVVAN, from the coding sequence ATGAAAAGTGCAGACGTTGTCGTTATAGGGGGTGGGGTTATCGGGACCTCTATCGCCTTTCGACTTGCTCAACAAGGAAGAAAAACCATACTCATTGAGAAAGGAGCAATCGGTGCCGCCACCTCTGGTTCTTGTGATAAAGCCGTCTTTCTGCAATCGAAGAAACCAGGGTTTCATCTAGAGCTAGCCAAAGCTAGTCGTGAAGTTTACGAAAACTTGGAGGAAGAATTGCAAACCCCCTTCGAATTTCAAAAGTGTGGCGGTATGATTGTTATAGAAACAGAGGCTCAGCTAGAATTTATGCAAAAGTTCGTGAAGGAACAACAACAGGCAAACATCCCTATCGAGCTTCTCAGTCGAAAAGAAGCACTTACCTTGCAACCGAACCTCTCCCCCCACATTCTTGGGGCAACATGGGGAAGTGAAGATGCAGAGGTGAATCCCCTACTGCTCAGTTATGCCTTTGTAAAAGCCGCTAAAAGTAACGGAGCAGAAATCATAAGCCATACGGAAGTAACCGGGATCGCAACAATAAACGGTCAGGTTTCTTGTGTCCACACGACTCAAGGTGATATTGCTACAGCAGCTGTTATTAATGCAGGGGGACCCTTTGCACCGAAAATCAGCGAGATGGTCGGTATTGATCTCCCCATACAACCTCGTCGCGGGGTCATTCTTATTACAGAGAAGGTAGCCCCCTTCCTAAAAGGAAACGTCCTTTGCGCACAATATATAACAGCTAAGCATCTCCACAAAGAGGCAAACGTGAACGACAATCCCTATGGTATCGGACTTTCCTTGGGACAAACAGAATCAGGAAACCTGCTTATTGGAGGCAGTAGAGAGTTTAAGGGATTTAATCGAGAAGTTGGTCCAGTGTTACTTGAAAGTATCGCACAACATGCATGTCGAATCTTTCCATCCCTTGGCAGCATTCGCCTCATCCGTACGATGGTCGGTTTCCGACCTTTCACAGGCGATGGCCTTCCCATTATTGATCGAGCCCCAGAAATAGCAGGATACTATATCGCAGCTGGACATGAAGGTGATGGAATCGCTTTGTCCCCCATCACAGGACACTTGGTAAGCTGTTTACTAGACGGAGGTGGCCCTTATAACCATTTATTAGACCATCTAAGACTCAGTCGATTTCAACCTGTAGTGGCAAACTAA